One region of Wyeomyia smithii strain HCP4-BCI-WySm-NY-G18 chromosome 3, ASM2978416v1, whole genome shotgun sequence genomic DNA includes:
- the LOC129729423 gene encoding serine protease snake-like — MIAYRCRFTFAVLSALCLLQGNPITAVTGRVFLPKAEHIANQKCQEFIDKNTHKAYVGPLVKPTVYEISAPNCSIFRCGRSLISERFVLTAAHCGKPKVVMLGEHNTLEPGDEVEFYVETFIKHPKHRLGKSYHDIALVKLSEDIEFSNVIRPACLWTTIPLNLTRAIATGFGDTEYCKLSCG, encoded by the exons ATGATTGCCTACCGCTGTCGCTTTACATTCGCGGTTCTAAGTGCGCTCTGTCTACTGCAGGGTAACCCCATCACCGCCGTCACAGGAAGAG TCTTCCTTCCGAAAGCGGAACACATTGCGAACCAAA AATGTCAGGAATTCATCGATAAAAATACGCACAAAGCGTACGTAGGTCCATTGGTGAAGCCGACAGTGTATGAGATTTCTGCACCCAACTGTTCTA TCTTTCGCTGCGGCAGATCACTGATTAGCGAACGGTTCGTGCTGACAGCGGCTCACTGCGGAAAGCCGAAGGTGGTTATGCTAGGGGAGCACAACACACTAGAGCCGGGAGATGAAGTTGAGTTCTATGTGGAAACATTCATCAAACATCCGAAGCATAGACTGGGCAAGTCGTATCACGACATTGCGCTAGTGAAATTATCTGAAGATATTGAATTTTCCAATGTAATTCGTCCGGCTTGCTTGTGGACAACGATACCGCTGAACCTAACTAGGGCCATTGCGACTGGATTTGGTGATACCGAATATTGTAAGTTGAGTTGCGGTTAG